A window of Rhizoctonia solani chromosome 5, complete sequence genomic DNA:
ATCGTTGTTTTAGCTGCACCCATCTATTCGAATTACTTTGCGCCAACATTCGTTGTTGAATCTTTCAACCCGTTGCCTTGATATCGAGTAATTGGATATTAGGCTCTTGTCTACGCCCACTACCCACCTTGGTCCTTTCGAGTTTAAGCCGTTCACAATGTTGCCCGCTCAACGCAAGAAGGTTGACATGAGCGTAAGTAATGACCGGCCGCACTGAATGGTTCAATCGAACTGATTATGACGCGGTTATTATTAATAGACCATGACCGAGGAAGAGCAGAAACTCTTCCGCCTTTATGGCAAGCTTCCTACCCACAAGAACGTGCTAACCAAAGTACAAAAGGTATTTCTTGTCTGTTTACTATTTGGCACTCGCTAATGTGATTTGTTTCAGGATCGGAAATATTTCGACTCGGGTGACTATGCCCTCTCCAAAGCAGGTGTGACTTCTCAAGCCGCAGTTGGCACCGCTATCCCTCACCCTGAAAAGTAAGTATTTTGAGTACTGCGTGTCATTGTACGATGCTAATTATAATATAGTATTCCACACGTTACTCCGTCCCCTCATCCCAATATccactctcctgctcccCTCTCGACCTCGCCTACCGGTCAGACTGGCAGTCCCATCAAGGAACTTGTTTCTGATTCGAGCCAAACCTCTCCTCCTGAGCAAATCCAGGTCCCCATTATTTCCAAGCCGGTTCCGAACGGCGCGGCGGCCGCGGAATCCAATTCGTCCCCTATCCCGGTTTCGCCTCCTCAATCCGGCCAGTAATCGTTCGTTCATAACTGTCATCCAACCACTACTCGACAAACGATTTGTATAATTAATACTTTCTGCCACGTGCGGCGAGTTGATCGGCCTTGAACGCGACAGTGAAACGTCATTCGACGGTGTATATTGAACATTTATGGGTTATTGATATCTTTACTGGGTAGGCGGGTCGGGCTATTGGTATCTTGTACGTGAAAAACTCAAAGTACCTGGTGCTTTGGGCCCCCAGATTCGGCATAGTGATACAGTGCGTGTCACTTTTGCACGTTATCAGTGGTGTAGATCGTGTACTTGAAGCAATGTAATATCAAATGATTACTTGTCCGAAATAGtgaagtcacatgactcgGCATCAGAGAGCGTCATTTCGGCCACCACCATTTTGGTTTTCGGACTGGCCACGCTACAAAAGTTTTGCGGCCGTAGCCTTAGAATACCTTTACCATGGCTAAACAATTAGTCCAAAAGTATGATCGCGGCGACTCTCTTGTTAGTAACACTCGCTTTGCTATCTTCGCCGGCCTATACATGCGCATTCAACCAGTCCTGGCTTTAGCTTCTTGACCTACCCATTGATATTTTTATCGCCATCCTCAAAAAATTGGATGTGAAGGATTTGGCTATGCTATCTAGGGTGTGCTGGGTTTTGCACGATATAGTGAGTTGTTTT
This region includes:
- a CDS encoding mRNA stability protein — translated: MLPAQRKKVDMSTMTEEEQKLFRLYGKLPTHKNVLTKVQKDRKYFDSGDYALSKAGVTSQAAVGTAIPHPENIPHVTPSPHPNIHSPAPLSTSPTGQTGSPIKELVSDSSQTSPPEQIQVPIISKPVPNGAAAAESNSSPIPVSPPQSGQ